Proteins encoded by one window of Deltaproteobacteria bacterium:
- the amrS gene encoding AmmeMemoRadiSam system radical SAM enzyme, producing MKEAMLYTSLEDKNVKCALCAHRCLMDPIEKKPLFHVLPGSLSYSVATVGCNFKCSFCQNADISQMPSDMKRITGHDVAPATLVEDALENRCRSIAYTYTEPTIYFEYAYDTAVLAEKNDLLNVFVSNGYMTGECLDTIGSTLHAANVDLKSFRDEYYKSLCKARLQPVLDTLKKMKEMGIWIEVTTLLIPGENDSEQELRDIARFLADLGSEIPWHISRFYPQYRYLSSGPTPSKTVQKARDIGFQEGLRFVYTGNLPGDEGEKTVCPSCGKTVIDRSGYRIFGINLSQGSCSFCGETIEGIFDPTSL from the coding sequence ATGAAAGAGGCCATGCTGTATACGTCCCTGGAGGACAAGAACGTCAAATGTGCGCTCTGCGCCCATCGATGTCTGATGGATCCCATTGAAAAAAAACCACTGTTTCATGTGCTTCCCGGCTCTCTTTCCTATTCCGTCGCCACCGTGGGATGTAACTTCAAGTGCAGTTTCTGCCAGAATGCGGACATCTCTCAAATGCCCTCGGACATGAAAAGGATCACCGGGCATGATGTGGCTCCGGCCACGCTGGTCGAAGACGCGTTAGAAAATCGCTGCCGTTCCATCGCATATACGTACACCGAACCGACCATCTATTTCGAATATGCGTACGACACGGCCGTTCTGGCCGAAAAAAACGATTTGCTCAATGTGTTTGTAAGCAACGGTTATATGACCGGAGAATGTTTGGACACCATTGGAAGCACACTCCACGCAGCCAATGTGGACTTGAAATCATTTCGGGACGAGTACTACAAATCATTGTGCAAGGCGAGGCTGCAACCCGTGCTGGACACCCTCAAAAAGATGAAAGAAATGGGGATCTGGATTGAAGTGACCACGCTCCTCATCCCAGGAGAAAACGACTCCGAACAGGAGCTGCGTGACATTGCGCGCTTCCTGGCCGATCTGGGCTCGGAAATCCCATGGCATATCAGTCGCTTCTATCCTCAGTATCGATACCTGTCATCAGGGCCAACGCCATCGAAAACCGTGCAGAAGGCGCGTGATATCGGATTCCAAGAGGGCCTGAGATTTGTGTACACGGGAAATCTCCCCGGTGACGAAGGAGAAAAAACAGTATGCCCTTCTTGTGGAAAAACCGTCATCGATCGGAGCGGCTATCGCATTTTCGGGATAAACTTGTCGCAGGGGTCGTGCTCTTTTTGCGGCGAAACCATAGAAGGGATTTTTGATCCCACGTCCTTGTGA